One Gordonia zhaorongruii DNA segment encodes these proteins:
- a CDS encoding DNA-3-methyladenine glycosylase family protein, with protein sequence MTDRRAWSQPGAVSLNAVLGVHRRGKGDPAYRVAQDGSIWRAVHTPEGPGTITVARAADGVAARAWGPGAEWLLRGAPDLTGASDEPEGLDKLADAADDRVVRRLIAGAPGLRIGRTGLVWETLVATIMEQKVVGTEAYRGWRYLLTRYGEPAPGPVPADMRVPPPREVWRDITESDWHRSGLEPVRMRTIRAAAAVDVEGKADALGGLRGVGPWTAAHVRARALGDADAVPVGDYHTPSVVGTALSGHRVDDAGMLDLLEPYRGHRYRLIRLCEIVGGMPERRGPRMSVRDYRAF encoded by the coding sequence GTGACCGATCGACGAGCGTGGTCCCAGCCCGGCGCGGTCTCACTGAACGCGGTGCTCGGTGTCCATCGCCGGGGGAAGGGCGACCCCGCCTACCGCGTGGCCCAAGATGGATCGATCTGGCGCGCCGTCCACACTCCGGAAGGGCCGGGAACCATCACGGTCGCTCGCGCAGCGGACGGGGTCGCCGCACGTGCCTGGGGCCCGGGGGCCGAATGGCTGCTGCGCGGGGCACCGGACCTGACCGGAGCGTCGGATGAACCCGAAGGTCTCGACAAACTGGCCGACGCTGCCGATGATCGGGTGGTGCGCCGGCTCATCGCGGGCGCACCAGGGCTGCGCATCGGCCGCACTGGCCTCGTGTGGGAGACGCTCGTCGCCACGATCATGGAGCAGAAGGTGGTCGGCACTGAGGCGTATCGCGGATGGCGGTACCTGCTCACTCGTTACGGCGAACCCGCGCCGGGTCCGGTTCCCGCCGATATGCGGGTGCCGCCGCCCCGCGAGGTGTGGCGCGACATCACTGAATCCGATTGGCACCGGAGCGGATTGGAACCGGTGCGGATGCGGACGATCCGCGCGGCGGCAGCGGTGGACGTCGAAGGCAAGGCCGACGCGCTCGGCGGATTGCGCGGCGTCGGTCCGTGGACCGCGGCGCACGTCCGGGCCCGAGCGCTGGGCGATGCCGACGCGGTGCCGGTCGGCGACTACCACACGCCGTCGGTGGTGGGCACTGCGCTGAGCGGTCACCGGGTAGACGACGCGGGGATGCTCGACCTGCTCGAACCGTATCGCGGACACCGGTACCGGCTGATCCGCCTGTGCGAGATCGTCGGCGGAATGCCGGAGCGGAGGGGGCCGCGGATGTCGGTTCGCGACTACCGTGCCTTCTGA
- the lpdA gene encoding dihydrolipoyl dehydrogenase — MAEHFQTVVLGAGPGGYVAAIRSAQLGMKTAVIEEKWWGGVCLNVGCIPSKALLRNAELAHVFNHEAADFGMSGEVSFDYGAAFDRSRKVSDGIVKGVHFLMKKNKITEIDGYGVFSDAKTIKVGDREITFDNVIIDTGSTVKLLPGVELSDNVVTYEDQILTRELPESIVIVGAGAIGMEFGYVLANYGVDVTIVEFLPRILPNEDADVSKELTKAYKKLGVKILTGAAVQTVDDQGSQVVVTYKDSKDAEQTLTVDKVLMSVGFAPRVEGFGLENTGVELTDRGAIEIDDHMRTNVDNIYAIGDVTAKLQLAHVAEAQGVVAAETMAGAETMPLGDYRMMPRATFCQPQVASFGLTEQQAKDEGYDVKVTKFPFTANGKAQGLNAPAGFVKLITDGTDDELIGGHLVGDNVSEMLPELTLAQKWDLTAKELARNVHTHPTMSEALQETFHGAIGHMINL, encoded by the coding sequence GTGGCTGAACATTTTCAAACAGTTGTCCTGGGAGCCGGCCCTGGTGGGTACGTGGCCGCGATCCGGTCCGCCCAACTCGGCATGAAGACCGCCGTCATCGAGGAGAAGTGGTGGGGCGGTGTCTGCCTGAACGTCGGATGCATCCCCTCCAAGGCGCTGCTGCGCAACGCGGAACTCGCGCACGTCTTCAATCACGAAGCCGCGGACTTCGGCATGAGCGGTGAGGTGTCGTTCGATTACGGTGCCGCCTTCGACCGCAGCCGGAAAGTGTCCGACGGCATCGTCAAGGGCGTTCACTTCCTGATGAAGAAGAACAAGATCACCGAGATCGACGGATACGGGGTGTTCTCCGATGCCAAGACCATCAAGGTCGGCGACCGCGAGATCACGTTCGACAACGTCATCATCGACACCGGCTCGACGGTGAAGCTGCTGCCCGGCGTGGAACTGAGCGACAACGTCGTTACCTACGAGGACCAGATCCTCACGCGCGAACTCCCGGAATCGATCGTCATCGTCGGTGCCGGAGCGATCGGCATGGAGTTCGGTTACGTCCTCGCGAACTACGGCGTCGACGTCACCATCGTCGAGTTCCTGCCGCGGATCCTTCCGAACGAGGACGCCGACGTGTCGAAGGAGCTGACCAAGGCCTACAAGAAGCTCGGCGTCAAGATCCTCACCGGTGCTGCCGTTCAGACGGTCGACGATCAGGGGTCGCAGGTCGTCGTCACCTACAAGGACTCCAAGGATGCTGAGCAGACGCTCACCGTCGACAAGGTCCTCATGTCCGTCGGCTTCGCGCCGCGCGTCGAGGGCTTCGGCCTGGAGAACACGGGCGTCGAACTCACCGACCGCGGCGCCATCGAGATCGACGACCACATGCGCACCAATGTCGACAACATCTATGCGATCGGTGACGTCACCGCCAAGCTTCAGCTCGCGCATGTCGCCGAGGCGCAGGGCGTCGTCGCAGCCGAGACTATGGCGGGCGCCGAGACGATGCCGCTCGGCGACTACCGGATGATGCCGCGCGCCACGTTCTGTCAGCCCCAGGTCGCCTCGTTCGGTCTCACCGAGCAGCAGGCCAAGGACGAGGGCTACGACGTGAAGGTGACGAAGTTCCCGTTCACCGCCAACGGCAAGGCTCAGGGCCTCAACGCGCCTGCGGGCTTCGTCAAGCTGATCACCGACGGCACCGACGACGAGTTGATCGGCGGCCACCTGGTGGGCGACAACGTCTCGGAGATGCTGCCGGAGCTGACGCTGGCGCAGAAGTGGGACCTGACCGCGAAGGAACTCGCGCGCAACGTCCACACGCATCCGACGATGAGCGAGGCCCTGCAGGAGACGTTCCACGGCGCGATCGGCCACATGATCAACCTGTGA
- a CDS encoding cupin domain-containing protein has translation MPTTTAAYLTGLAATNDDAGDQPAIKRLHRSDTETVVRIAFREGQVMREHMAAHPILVLGQTGAIDFTVDGSTYRLEPGSAIRVGARVKHALHAISAGTVTLVVIHGT, from the coding sequence ATGCCTACGACGACGGCCGCGTATCTCACCGGCCTGGCAGCGACCAACGACGACGCCGGCGATCAGCCCGCGATCAAGCGGCTTCACCGCAGCGACACCGAGACGGTGGTCCGCATCGCCTTCCGCGAAGGCCAGGTGATGCGCGAGCACATGGCGGCGCACCCGATCCTCGTTCTGGGCCAGACCGGAGCCATCGATTTCACCGTGGACGGCTCGACGTATCGCCTGGAACCGGGGAGCGCGATCCGCGTCGGCGCCCGGGTGAAGCATGCGCTGCACGCGATCTCGGCGGGCACCGTCACCCTCGTGGTCATCCACGGCACCTGA
- a CDS encoding DUF445 domain-containing protein, with product MKIVATGLLLGAATVYFVMRWIEHREGADVGAWVGYVRAAAEAGMVGALADWFAVTALFRQPLGLPIPHTALIPRKKDQIGDQLGEFVEQNFMTPEVIVERAVSLDLPRRVSGWLADPVNAPRVNDEVSRAIKLGSEMLRDEDVEKFIQAVLRWAAEPLWAPPLGRVVEQLVDEERIEPIVQMLCERAHEWALESQGLIDRVVDRDGPTWVPGFVNSFVGDKLYRELTEFTYKVRADPAHDVRRALHQFVGDFAQELQHDDETIAKFEAIKSELLGRDEVSGAASTAWQAGKDVIEQMLDDPSSTLRTSLSDAVVRLGVRIHHDEPLQAKMNTWIARTARHISDNYSAEIISVITDTVRGWDAEETSRKIELQVGRDLQFIRINGTVVGSLAGLVIYTVSVLLFN from the coding sequence ATGAAGATCGTCGCAACGGGCCTGCTGCTCGGTGCGGCGACTGTGTACTTCGTGATGCGGTGGATCGAGCATCGGGAAGGTGCCGACGTCGGAGCGTGGGTCGGCTACGTGCGCGCGGCGGCCGAGGCCGGCATGGTCGGCGCCCTCGCCGACTGGTTCGCGGTGACGGCGCTGTTCCGGCAGCCGTTGGGGCTGCCGATTCCGCACACCGCGCTCATCCCCCGCAAGAAGGATCAGATCGGCGACCAGCTCGGAGAGTTCGTCGAGCAGAACTTCATGACGCCCGAGGTGATCGTCGAACGCGCTGTCTCACTTGATCTGCCGCGGCGAGTGTCGGGCTGGCTCGCCGACCCGGTGAACGCTCCGCGCGTCAACGACGAAGTGTCCCGTGCGATAAAGCTCGGGTCGGAGATGCTTCGCGACGAGGACGTCGAGAAGTTCATCCAGGCAGTGCTGCGATGGGCCGCCGAACCGTTGTGGGCGCCACCGCTCGGGCGCGTCGTGGAACAACTCGTCGACGAGGAGCGGATCGAGCCGATCGTGCAGATGCTGTGCGAGCGGGCGCATGAGTGGGCCCTCGAGAGTCAGGGCCTGATCGACCGGGTGGTCGACCGGGACGGCCCCACGTGGGTTCCCGGATTCGTGAACAGCTTCGTGGGCGACAAGCTCTACCGCGAGCTCACCGAGTTCACGTACAAGGTCAGAGCCGACCCCGCGCACGACGTGCGCCGCGCGCTGCATCAGTTCGTCGGCGACTTCGCGCAGGAGCTGCAGCACGACGACGAGACCATCGCGAAGTTCGAGGCGATCAAGAGTGAACTTCTCGGGCGTGACGAGGTGAGCGGCGCGGCATCCACGGCGTGGCAGGCGGGTAAGGATGTGATCGAGCAGATGCTCGATGATCCGTCATCCACACTGCGGACCTCGTTGTCCGATGCGGTGGTGCGCCTGGGTGTCCGCATCCACCACGACGAGCCGCTCCAGGCGAAGATGAACACGTGGATCGCCCGGACGGCCCGCCACATCTCCGACAACTACTCGGCGGAGATCATCTCGGTCATCACCGACACGGTGCGCGGCTGGGACGCAGAGGAGACGAGCCGGAAGATCGAACTGCAGGTGGGGCGTGACCTGCAGTTCATTCGGATCAACGGCACCGTGGTCGGATCGCTCGCCGGGCTGGTGATCTACACGGTCTCGGTCCTGCTGTTCAACTGA
- a CDS encoding TetR/AcrR family transcriptional regulator → MPNLNPLSTATVAMNAALTLTRELEQRILAPAVEAVASDGRKQRWEKHKQTRRAELTAGTADAVRALGAEAGMDEIASHIGVSKTVLYRYFSDKNDLAAAVTVSFMEATLLPRLTETITDDLADYDLVRTVIGVYVSTVATDPNVYRFTTGQTAGSSSIAYTERILTGAVASTLENRLTARGARSDGSRTWATAIIGAIIKAVDGWITRPDQSADELVDELTMVMWGGLVGIIASDGDPQQFAKNPPPIPSPPADE, encoded by the coding sequence ATGCCGAACCTCAACCCGTTGTCGACCGCCACGGTCGCGATGAACGCAGCGCTCACCCTCACCCGCGAGCTCGAACAGCGCATCCTCGCGCCTGCCGTCGAGGCGGTGGCATCCGACGGCCGGAAGCAACGGTGGGAGAAGCACAAGCAGACTCGGCGCGCCGAACTGACTGCAGGTACAGCCGACGCCGTCCGCGCTCTCGGGGCGGAAGCCGGAATGGACGAGATCGCTTCGCACATCGGCGTCTCGAAGACCGTGCTGTACCGCTACTTCTCCGATAAGAACGACCTCGCCGCCGCAGTCACCGTCAGCTTCATGGAGGCGACCCTGCTTCCGCGTCTGACCGAGACGATCACGGACGACCTGGCCGACTACGACTTGGTCCGCACGGTGATCGGCGTCTACGTGAGCACCGTCGCGACCGATCCCAACGTGTATCGATTCACGACCGGGCAGACCGCGGGAAGCTCGTCGATCGCCTACACCGAGCGCATCTTGACCGGCGCAGTCGCATCGACCCTCGAGAACAGGCTCACCGCCCGCGGGGCCCGCTCCGACGGATCGCGCACCTGGGCGACCGCCATCATCGGCGCCATCATCAAGGCCGTCGACGGGTGGATCACCCGGCCCGACCAGAGCGCCGACGAGCTGGTCGATGAACTGACGATGGTGATGTGGGGCGGACTTGTCGGCATCATCGCCAGCGATGGCGATCCCCAGCAGTTCGCGAAGAATCCACCGCCGATACCGTCGCCACCGGCCGACGAATGA
- a CDS encoding heparin-binding hemagglutinin, which translates to MSTAERNLPTPVFAVVGAGDVAVQEVKDALAELRTRADERRERTQNRIQSTRTRISELPNEVPSVDELRGKLTSEELRKLADPYIEATTGFYNNLAERGQTAVARLRENALVSDNLNRVEKAYNDAVDLTEDALGVVSTQTRTVGERAAGLVGRAAEGVDEAAGDLADASTEVEKAATTVKAESATAANKVAGAAGTVEAKARTSASSPAKKVDEAKKATPAKSTAAKAPARKPAAKKAPAAK; encoded by the coding sequence GTGAGCACCGCCGAACGTAATCTCCCCACCCCCGTCTTCGCCGTTGTCGGCGCCGGTGACGTCGCCGTCCAGGAAGTCAAGGACGCCCTCGCCGAGCTGCGCACCCGTGCGGATGAGCGCCGCGAGCGCACCCAGAACCGTATCCAGAGCACCCGCACCCGCATCAGCGAGCTGCCCAACGAGGTCCCGTCGGTCGACGAGCTCCGCGGCAAGCTGACCAGCGAAGAGCTGCGCAAGCTGGCTGACCCGTACATCGAGGCGACCACCGGCTTCTACAACAACCTCGCTGAGCGCGGCCAGACCGCCGTTGCCCGCCTGCGTGAGAACGCTCTCGTCTCGGACAACCTGAACCGCGTCGAGAAGGCCTACAACGACGCCGTCGACCTCACCGAGGATGCTCTCGGCGTGGTCTCGACCCAGACCCGCACCGTCGGCGAGCGCGCCGCCGGACTGGTCGGCCGTGCTGCCGAGGGTGTCGACGAAGCTGCAGGCGACCTGGCCGACGCATCGACCGAGGTCGAGAAGGCTGCCACCACGGTGAAGGCCGAGAGCGCCACCGCTGCCAACAAGGTCGCGGGCGCTGCCGGCACGGTCGAGGCTAAGGCTCGCACCTCGGCATCGTCGCCGGCGAAGAAGGTCGACGAGGCCAAGAAGGCCACCCCGGCCAAGAGCACGGCAGCCAAGGCTCCGGCTCGCAAGCCGGCCGCCAAGAAGGCTCCGGCAGCCAAGTAG
- a CDS encoding carboxymuconolactone decarboxylase family protein, which translates to MSTPRVSPGTFAELGPINWLVVRAMSIATGTDNAHIFATIGRSKGLFRGWLHFSSRMMPFGELSRRETESVIIRVAHLRGCDYELDHHRRLGAKAGVDAAAFDRIIEGPDAGWGDRERTLLLATDQLVADRDLSDTTWAALRRHLDERQAIAFVLLVGQYDSLATTIGVLRVQRDEFAARS; encoded by the coding sequence ATGAGCACTCCCCGCGTCTCCCCCGGGACCTTCGCCGAACTCGGTCCGATCAACTGGCTGGTGGTGCGCGCCATGTCGATCGCCACCGGCACCGACAACGCACACATCTTCGCCACCATCGGACGGAGCAAGGGCCTGTTCCGCGGGTGGCTGCACTTCTCGTCGCGAATGATGCCGTTCGGTGAGTTGTCGCGCCGGGAGACCGAGTCGGTCATCATCCGCGTCGCCCATCTGCGCGGCTGCGACTACGAACTGGACCACCACCGCCGTCTCGGCGCGAAAGCCGGGGTCGACGCCGCGGCGTTCGATCGCATCATCGAGGGGCCGGACGCCGGATGGGGCGACCGCGAACGCACACTTCTCCTCGCCACCGATCAACTGGTGGCTGATCGCGACCTGTCGGACACGACCTGGGCGGCCTTGCGCAGGCACCTAGACGAACGACAGGCGATCGCGTTCGTGCTCCTCGTCGGGCAATACGATTCGCTCGCCACCACGATCGGTGTGCTGCGCGTCCAACGAGACGAATTCGCTGCCCGGTCATGA
- a CDS encoding class I SAM-dependent methyltransferase: MTSFALRMMQNPAFSQIYETLWRPVFTRGFSLGGSATADYDRALRAYLARPGDRQVLDMACGPGNYSADAAHGLTGAGRYTGIDFSAAMLARAGTDNRTDRVSFVRGDAHRLPFPDDSFHTVLCLAALYLIPDPLPVLDEMVRVCAPGGEMIVFTSAQTSVAALPGARTLAELSGLRLFSVDEIVDRFADLRTEHIEQSITGVGQYVHARKPRASQHH, translated from the coding sequence ATGACCTCCTTCGCATTGCGGATGATGCAGAATCCGGCGTTCTCGCAGATCTACGAGACGCTGTGGCGGCCGGTGTTCACTCGCGGGTTCAGTCTCGGCGGATCGGCGACCGCCGACTACGACCGCGCCCTGCGCGCCTACCTCGCCCGCCCCGGGGACCGGCAGGTGCTCGACATGGCGTGCGGCCCGGGGAATTACAGCGCAGACGCGGCGCACGGTCTCACCGGCGCCGGCCGGTACACGGGCATCGACTTCTCCGCTGCGATGCTCGCCCGGGCGGGCACCGACAACCGGACCGACCGGGTGTCGTTCGTACGCGGGGATGCCCACCGCCTGCCGTTTCCCGACGACTCGTTCCACACTGTGCTCTGCCTTGCCGCGCTCTACCTGATCCCGGATCCGCTGCCCGTCCTCGACGAGATGGTGCGCGTGTGCGCGCCCGGCGGCGAGATGATCGTATTCACGTCCGCGCAGACCTCCGTGGCCGCACTGCCGGGGGCGCGAACCCTCGCCGAGCTGTCCGGGCTCCGACTCTTCAGCGTCGACGAGATCGTCGACCGCTTCGCCGACCTTCGAACCGAGCACATCGAGCAGTCGATCACCGGCGTCGGGCAGTACGTCCACGCGCGGAAACCCCGAGCGTCGCAGCACCACTGA
- the aceA gene encoding isocitrate lyase: MSNVGKPRTAAEIQQDWDTNPRWKDVKREYTAEQVAQLQGSVTEEQTLARRGAEMLWDAVSTDDDSYINALGALTGNMAVQQVRAGLKAIYLSGWQVAGDANLAGQTYPDQSLYPANSVPAVVRRINNAMLRADEIARVENDESVDNWVVPIVADGEAGFGGALNVYELQKSMIASGVAGSHWEDQLASEKKCGHLGGKVLIPTQQHIRTLTSARLAADVMDTPTVVIARTDAEAATLLTSDVDERDKPFLDGTRTAEGFYGVKKGLESCIARAKAYAPYSDLIWMETGVPDLEVAKKFAESVKAEFPDQMLAYNCSPSFNWKAALDDDTIAKFQKELGAMGFKFQFITLAGFHALNYGMFDLAHGYARNGMTSFVDLQQREFKAAEERGFTAIKHQREVGAGYFDAVATTVDPNTSTAALKGSTEEGQFH, encoded by the coding sequence ATGAGCAACGTCGGAAAGCCACGTACCGCCGCCGAGATCCAGCAGGACTGGGACACCAACCCCCGCTGGAAGGACGTCAAGCGCGAGTACACCGCAGAGCAGGTCGCTCAGCTCCAGGGCAGCGTCACCGAGGAGCAGACCCTCGCTCGTCGTGGTGCCGAGATGCTGTGGGACGCCGTCAGCACGGACGACGACAGCTACATCAACGCCCTCGGTGCGCTGACCGGCAACATGGCCGTGCAGCAGGTCCGTGCGGGTCTCAAGGCCATCTACCTCTCGGGCTGGCAGGTCGCCGGTGACGCGAACCTCGCGGGCCAGACCTACCCCGACCAGTCGCTGTACCCGGCGAACTCGGTTCCGGCCGTCGTTCGTCGCATCAACAACGCGATGCTGCGCGCCGACGAGATCGCTCGCGTCGAGAACGACGAGTCGGTCGACAACTGGGTCGTGCCGATCGTCGCCGACGGTGAGGCCGGCTTCGGTGGCGCTCTCAACGTCTACGAGCTCCAGAAGTCGATGATCGCCTCGGGCGTCGCCGGTTCGCACTGGGAAGACCAGCTCGCCTCGGAGAAGAAGTGCGGCCACCTCGGTGGCAAGGTGCTGATCCCGACCCAGCAGCACATCCGCACCCTGACCTCGGCTCGCCTCGCAGCCGACGTCATGGACACCCCGACCGTTGTCATCGCACGCACCGACGCTGAGGCTGCGACGCTGCTGACCTCGGACGTCGACGAGCGCGACAAGCCCTTCCTGGACGGCACTCGCACCGCAGAGGGCTTCTACGGCGTCAAGAAGGGCCTGGAGTCCTGCATCGCTCGTGCCAAGGCCTACGCTCCCTACTCCGACCTCATCTGGATGGAGACGGGCGTTCCGGACCTCGAGGTCGCCAAGAAGTTCGCCGAGTCGGTCAAGGCCGAGTTCCCGGACCAGATGCTGGCCTACAACTGCAGCCCGTCCTTCAACTGGAAGGCTGCGCTGGACGACGACACCATCGCGAAGTTCCAGAAGGAGCTCGGCGCCATGGGATTCAAGTTCCAGTTCATCACGCTGGCGGGCTTCCACGCCCTCAACTACGGCATGTTCGACCTGGCTCACGGCTACGCCCGCAACGGCATGACCTCGTTCGTCGACCTGCAGCAGCGCGAGTTCAAGGCAGCCGAGGAGCGCGGCTTCACCGCAATCAAGCACCAGCGTGAGGTCGGTGCCGGCTACTTCGACGCCGTCGCCACCACCGTTGACCCGAACACCTCGACTGCAGCTCTCAAGGGTTCGACCGAGGAGGGCCAGTTCCACTAG
- the ramB gene encoding acetate metabolism transcriptional regulator RamB, with translation MSGNKMHSSANSKMYAHSKMYVGARLRRLRGERGLSQLNMAARLGISASYLNQIEHDTRPLTAPVLARITEIFGIDIGFFDPQDDVRLVAELREALLDEDLDFDPSASDVNEVSSMVASHRAIAESLVGMYSRYRVVSEQLAAATAGRGDPSGRGAISAPHEEVRNFFYQRRNYIHELDTAAEDLTSRMRMHSADLRASLNARLEDVHGVRIARRVDLGDNVLHRFDPERRLMEFSAALSPGQRSFKVAAELSYLEYDDLISELIDDGGFASADAEALARKGLANYFAAAAILPYTQFHGVAEDYRYDIERMSAFYAVSYETVCHRLSTLQRPGLRGVPWTFVRVDRAGNMSKRQSATGFNFSSSGGTCPLWNVYESFVSPGKILTQITEMPDGREYFWIARTVERRPARYNQPGKTFAIGMGCELRHANRVVYSDGVEIGADARATPIGAGCRVCDRPRCPQRAFPPLGSTLDIDEHRSTVSPYTTT, from the coding sequence ATGAGCGGTAACAAGATGCACAGCTCCGCCAACTCCAAGATGTACGCCCACTCCAAGATGTACGTCGGGGCCCGACTGCGAAGACTGCGCGGCGAGCGCGGCCTCTCCCAACTCAACATGGCCGCCAGGTTGGGAATCTCCGCGTCGTACCTCAATCAGATCGAGCACGACACCCGGCCGCTGACCGCTCCGGTGCTCGCCCGCATCACGGAGATCTTCGGCATCGACATCGGCTTCTTCGACCCGCAGGACGACGTCCGGCTGGTCGCCGAGTTGCGCGAAGCGCTTCTCGACGAGGACCTGGACTTCGATCCCTCGGCGAGCGACGTCAATGAGGTGTCGTCGATGGTCGCCTCCCACCGCGCGATCGCCGAGTCGCTGGTCGGCATGTACAGCCGCTACCGCGTGGTGTCCGAACAGCTCGCCGCCGCGACCGCCGGCCGTGGGGACCCCAGCGGGCGCGGAGCCATCTCCGCACCGCACGAGGAGGTCCGCAACTTCTTCTACCAGCGGCGAAACTACATCCACGAACTCGACACCGCGGCTGAGGATCTGACCTCCCGCATGCGGATGCACTCCGCGGACCTGCGTGCGAGTCTGAACGCACGACTCGAGGACGTGCACGGGGTGCGCATCGCCCGGCGGGTCGACCTCGGCGACAACGTGCTGCACCGTTTCGATCCGGAGAGGCGGCTGATGGAGTTCTCGGCTGCCCTGTCCCCCGGTCAACGCAGTTTCAAAGTCGCTGCCGAACTCTCCTATCTCGAGTACGACGACCTGATCAGTGAACTGATCGACGACGGCGGATTCGCCAGTGCCGATGCGGAAGCACTCGCGCGGAAAGGACTGGCGAACTACTTCGCGGCCGCAGCGATCTTGCCGTACACCCAGTTCCACGGTGTGGCGGAGGACTACCGGTACGACATCGAGCGGATGTCGGCCTTCTACGCGGTCTCGTACGAGACCGTCTGCCACCGGCTGTCGACGCTCCAGCGCCCCGGGTTACGCGGCGTCCCGTGGACGTTCGTACGGGTCGACCGCGCCGGGAACATGTCCAAGCGCCAGTCGGCCACCGGCTTCAACTTCTCGTCGAGCGGCGGTACGTGTCCGCTGTGGAACGTCTACGAGTCGTTCGTCTCGCCCGGCAAGATCCTCACGCAGATCACCGAGATGCCCGACGGACGCGAGTACTTCTGGATCGCCCGCACCGTGGAACGCCGTCCGGCGCGCTACAACCAGCCGGGTAAGACCTTCGCCATCGGCATGGGGTGCGAACTGCGGCACGCGAACCGCGTCGTCTACTCCGACGGCGTCGAGATCGGCGCTGACGCCCGCGCCACCCCGATCGGAGCCGGGTGCCGGGTCTGCGATCGGCCCAGGTGCCCGCAGCGGGCATTTCCGCCACTCGGCTCGACCCTCGACATCGACGAGCACCGCAGCACCGTCTCGCCGTATACGACGACCTGA
- a CDS encoding polyphosphate kinase 2 family protein, with amino-acid sequence MDGAWRQSPWECLRVGSTGHVADFDPSATPGFGGDKSDGKKLLGDIGDELADLQERLFANGRSGDHRSVLLVLQGMDTAGKGGIVRHVGGLLDPQGLTVTGFGAPTKEELSHDFLWRIRKALPVAGRIGVFDRSHYEDVLPVRVHGLVPESEWCARYDLINRFEADLVDAGTTIIKCALVVSKDEQRERLAERLERPGKHWKYDPSDIDERAYWDAYLEAYQAIFDRTDSDAAPWFLIPADHKWYARLAVGQLLLTALESLELEWPPADFDVDEERKRVAAMD; translated from the coding sequence ATGGACGGCGCCTGGCGACAGAGCCCGTGGGAATGCCTGCGCGTCGGATCCACTGGCCACGTCGCCGACTTCGACCCGTCGGCCACACCGGGGTTCGGCGGGGACAAGAGCGACGGCAAAAAGCTCCTCGGCGACATCGGCGACGAACTCGCCGACCTGCAGGAACGACTCTTCGCCAACGGAAGATCCGGCGATCACCGGTCGGTCCTGCTCGTACTGCAGGGCATGGACACCGCAGGTAAAGGCGGGATCGTCCGTCATGTCGGCGGCCTACTCGACCCGCAGGGCCTGACGGTGACGGGATTCGGCGCGCCAACAAAGGAGGAGCTCTCTCACGACTTCCTCTGGCGCATCCGCAAGGCGCTTCCCGTCGCGGGCCGGATCGGCGTCTTCGATCGGTCGCATTACGAGGACGTCCTGCCCGTGCGAGTGCACGGACTGGTTCCCGAGTCGGAGTGGTGCGCACGCTACGACCTCATCAACCGGTTCGAAGCCGATCTCGTCGACGCAGGCACCACGATCATCAAGTGCGCGCTCGTCGTGTCCAAGGACGAGCAGCGCGAGCGCCTTGCCGAGCGACTGGAACGTCCGGGCAAGCACTGGAAGTACGACCCGTCCGACATCGACGAGCGCGCCTATTGGGACGCCTACCTCGAGGCGTATCAGGCGATCTTCGACCGCACGGACAGTGACGCCGCGCCGTGGTTCCTGATCCCGGCGGATCACAAATGGTATGCGCGCCTGGCCGTCGGCCAGTTGCTTCTGACCGCGCTCGAGTCGCTGGAACTCGAGTGGCCGCCTGCGGATTTCGACGTCGACGAAGAGCGCAAGCGCGTGGCCGCGATGGACTGA